Proteins from a genomic interval of Rhizoctonia solani chromosome 12, complete sequence:
- a CDS encoding hemopexin domain protein translates to MSIVVDQYYSCIEIIGLSPMGLEKIADALGDNQYAKIKWSPSEDSSSLGFGPTKISEWATLNKLKFDRVDAILPAKPHINRGLFFSASNYADIEYVPSSGEEALIHHGSFQEKWPALVKANFYHVDAAFWVPGKTDEAYFFSGSQYCRIKFSYDGKVNKLVEGPTGIDRSFPRMQLSTGRIDTIVPRPDDSSKFYVFSGNKYHSYYINPDRPDEQEMWGLFTVAHGWGALVEAGFYKE, encoded by the exons ATGTCGATTGTCGTGGATCAATATTACTCCTGTATTGAAATCATCGGATTATCACCAATGGGTCTAGAAAAGATTGCTGATGCACTTGGAG ATAACCAATATGCCAAGATAAAGTGGTCTCCAAGTGAGGACTCGAGCTCTCTTGGGTTCGGACCGACCAAAATTTCGGAGTGGGCTACGCTTAACAAGCTGAAGTTCGACCGTGTCGACGCCATCTTGCCGGCCAAGCCACACATTAATCGCGGCTTGTTCTTCTCCGCGTCTAATTATGCAGACATCGAATATGTTCCATCGAGCGGCGAAGAAGCTTTGATCCACCACGGATCATTCCAAGAGAAGTGGCCCGCGCTGGTGAAAGCCAACTTTTATCACGTAGACGCCGCATTCTGGGTTCCCGGTAAAACGGACGAGGCCTACTTTTTTAGCGGTTCCCAGTACTGCCGCATCAAATTCTCATACGATGGGAAGGTCAATAAACTGGTCGAAGGCCCAACCGGAATCGACCGCAGTTTTCCTCGCATGCAATTAAGCACTGGCAGAATTGATACCATTGTTCCAAGGCCGGACGATAGCAGCAAATTTTACGTTTTTTCCGGCAACAAGTATCATTCTTACTACATCAATCCTGACCGCCCGGATGAGCAAGAAATGTGGGGTCTTTTCACGGTAGCTCATGGGTGGGGAGCTCTGGTCGAGGCTGGGTTCTACAAG GAATGA